One Chengkuizengella sediminis DNA segment encodes these proteins:
- a CDS encoding GntR family transcriptional regulator has product MEDFQATKPIYMQLADRINHKIVRNELRAGEKLKSVRDMAVESGVNPNTVQRTYSELERMDIVESRRGQGTFVTEDKGKLQQLRDDLKNEHISNFINQMTEMGFSKNEMVKGLQNYIQKEGE; this is encoded by the coding sequence ATGGAGGATTTTCAAGCGACAAAACCGATTTATATGCAATTAGCAGATCGAATTAATCATAAGATTGTACGGAATGAACTACGTGCTGGTGAGAAATTAAAATCAGTTCGTGATATGGCAGTTGAATCCGGTGTGAATCCAAATACTGTACAACGTACGTATAGTGAATTAGAGAGGATGGATATTGTGGAATCAAGAAGAGGTCAGGGGACTTTTGTAACGGAAGATAAAGGGAAACTACAACAATTACGAGACGATTTGAAAAATGAACATATATCAAATTTCATAAATCAAATGACTGAAATGGGATTTAGTAAAAACGAGATGGTAAAGGGATTGCAAAATTACATTCAAAAGGAGGGTGAGTAG
- a CDS encoding ABC transporter ATP-binding protein produces MITFENVSKSYLTQIALKNVDLTLPKGKIIGIIGENGSGKSTMLKLMAGLIRPTKGLVKVNDIPSNRRISEVVTYLSELDAYYAMYTVKQTIDFFSTQFRDFDIDKAYTIMGFMKLNPEQKVKNLSKGNRGRLKIVLSLARDVPYIMLDEPFSGLDPMVRDSVVKGLLSYIDLDKQTVIITTHEIQEVEALLDTIVVIRNGQIIDTKEVEELHEQEQMSVVEWLKKVYEASPA; encoded by the coding sequence ATGATTACTTTTGAAAATGTTTCAAAAAGTTATTTAACACAAATAGCACTGAAAAATGTCGATTTAACTTTACCTAAAGGGAAAATTATCGGAATTATCGGTGAAAATGGAAGCGGAAAGTCAACCATGTTGAAATTGATGGCTGGATTAATTCGTCCTACAAAAGGTTTAGTTAAAGTCAATGATATTCCATCCAACCGAAGAATCAGTGAAGTTGTCACTTATTTATCTGAACTTGACGCGTATTACGCTATGTACACAGTAAAACAAACGATAGATTTCTTTTCTACTCAATTTAGGGATTTTGATATAGATAAAGCATATACAATTATGGGGTTTATGAAATTAAATCCAGAGCAAAAGGTGAAAAATTTATCTAAAGGGAATCGTGGACGTTTAAAGATCGTATTATCACTAGCACGTGATGTTCCATATATTATGTTGGATGAACCATTTTCAGGACTAGATCCCATGGTACGGGACTCAGTAGTAAAAGGTTTGCTTTCATATATTGATTTAGATAAACAAACGGTAATTATTACAACACATGAAATTCAAGAAGTAGAGGCACTTTTGGATACGATTGTTGTGATACGAAATGGTCAAATTATCGATACAAAGGAAGTAGAGGAGTTACACGAACAAGAGCAAATGAGTGTAGTGGAATGGTTGAAAAAGGTGTATGAGGCTTCTCCTGCATAA
- a CDS encoding GDSL-type esterase/lipase family protein: MKSSRLLWSVILTVALLTTLIFIYGFVNAIQTVVYPGGSNLTTPEEEFIEDISPSDEEIVILSLGDSLTEGTGDKTQNGYVGVVRELLEEKENKPVYLRPFAVDGYTTDQLLDFIMTQSGTRTTIKEANLILMTIGGNDMFSPGNEIIIDSARESMSPALENLKKIFSEIHTLNSEADIIYVGLFNPFTEIDEDGEISLFVQEWNNEVFKITTGYKQALFIPTYDLFYKNTKNYLSSDVYHPNEEGYKRIGERIVNALQ; the protein is encoded by the coding sequence TTGAAATCGTCACGTTTATTATGGTCTGTTATTTTAACAGTGGCTTTATTAACAACCTTAATTTTTATTTATGGATTTGTGAATGCAATTCAAACGGTGGTATATCCTGGTGGTTCAAATTTGACAACTCCTGAAGAGGAGTTTATAGAAGATATATCTCCATCTGATGAGGAGATTGTAATTTTGTCCTTAGGTGACTCATTAACAGAGGGTACTGGAGATAAAACGCAAAATGGGTATGTTGGTGTAGTGAGAGAGTTATTAGAAGAAAAAGAAAACAAACCAGTGTATTTACGACCATTTGCTGTTGATGGTTACACAACAGATCAATTGTTAGATTTTATCATGACTCAAAGTGGTACAAGAACCACAATCAAAGAAGCAAATTTAATACTTATGACAATTGGTGGGAATGATATGTTTTCACCTGGTAATGAAATTATTATAGATTCTGCTCGTGAATCTATGTCTCCCGCACTTGAAAACTTAAAAAAGATATTTTCAGAAATCCATACTTTAAATTCAGAGGCAGATATTATTTACGTAGGGTTATTTAATCCTTTTACTGAGATTGATGAGGATGGGGAGATATCTTTATTTGTTCAAGAATGGAACAATGAAGTATTTAAAATCACAACGGGATATAAACAAGCTTTATTTATTCCTACCTATGATTTATTTTATAAAAACACCAAAAACTATTTATCTTCTGACGTTTATCATCCAAACGAAGAAGGATATAAACGGATAGGAGAAAGAATTGTGAATGCCTTGCAATAA
- a CDS encoding ABC transporter ATP-binding protein, translating to MGVTEKIPVLSVKHLKKKINKKWIIKDISFDIYEGQIFGFLGPNGSGKTTTIRMLVDLISPTEGSVFVCGKNVQTEHDEALKNVGCIVENPELYSYLTGWENLEHFAAMLPNISQQRIQEVVEIVGMDQRIHDKVKTYSLGMRQRLGIAQALLGKPKLLILDEPTNGLDPQGIKELRIFIRNLAKEGLSLFISSHLLSEIQLMCDRVAIIRKGEVIAVGNVDELLEQSNSTVLWGISPVEQGKKVLQSYQSIELTQFDDMEIDSSSSSHTVATLMNPDEISKVNEQMVKSGVQVTTIEIKKPSLEEMFLTLTEGEKID from the coding sequence ATGGGAGTAACAGAAAAAATACCTGTATTATCAGTAAAACATTTAAAGAAAAAAATAAATAAAAAGTGGATTATAAAAGACATCTCTTTTGATATTTATGAAGGTCAAATTTTCGGTTTTTTAGGACCCAATGGCTCGGGAAAAACGACTACAATTAGAATGTTGGTAGATTTAATTAGTCCCACAGAAGGTTCAGTATTTGTATGTGGAAAAAATGTACAAACCGAACACGATGAAGCTTTAAAAAATGTTGGTTGTATTGTTGAAAACCCAGAACTATATTCCTATTTAACAGGTTGGGAAAATCTAGAACATTTCGCGGCTATGCTGCCGAATATATCACAGCAAAGAATTCAAGAGGTAGTTGAAATTGTAGGTATGGATCAGCGTATTCATGATAAAGTAAAAACATATTCACTTGGCATGAGACAAAGATTAGGTATAGCTCAAGCTTTACTAGGAAAACCCAAACTTCTGATTTTAGATGAACCTACAAATGGACTAGATCCTCAAGGAATTAAAGAATTACGGATTTTTATTCGAAATTTGGCTAAAGAAGGGTTGAGCCTTTTTATATCAAGTCATTTATTAAGTGAAATTCAACTGATGTGTGATCGAGTAGCCATTATTAGAAAGGGTGAAGTGATTGCGGTCGGGAATGTGGATGAACTGCTTGAACAATCCAACAGTACAGTATTATGGGGAATATCTCCTGTAGAACAAGGGAAAAAGGTATTGCAATCATATCAATCCATTGAACTAACACAATTTGACGATATGGAAATAGATTCATCTTCTTCCTCACATACCGTTGCAACGCTAATGAATCCTGACGAAATTTCTAAAGTAAACGAACAGATGGTCAAATCAGGTGTACAAGTGACTACCATTGAAATCAAAAAACCATCATTAGAAGAAATGTTTTTAACATTAACGGAGGGGGAGAAAATTGACTAA
- a CDS encoding ABC transporter permease, which translates to MTNIYPLVRNEVLKIWKKKRFFVIVLILVVLIPIFTYAQLRVALNVQKQMGTEDWRIVVQQQIQDYENRVSSPRMQEEWKRWYTVEIQRLQLHLDQNIDPNSPNGVTFTNQFVANSVGLFLPLLVLVIAADLVAGEHSSGTIKLLLTRPTKRWKVLLSKYIALTLYVSITVLLLAVMSYLISGLVFGFNGWMQPVLTGFEVIGSELNLNNINIIPQWKFLVMELGLAWFSSLVVACLAMMVSVLVRSIAAGMGIMLATLIAGTILTNMVSSWESAKYFFMVNLQTVTYLSGAVPPIQGLTLSFSLINLSVWTLISIVVAFVVFTKRDILN; encoded by the coding sequence TTGACTAATATATACCCTTTAGTTCGTAACGAAGTACTGAAAATATGGAAGAAAAAAAGATTCTTCGTCATCGTGCTCATTTTGGTCGTACTCATACCTATTTTTACTTACGCTCAACTACGTGTTGCTTTAAATGTTCAGAAACAAATGGGAACAGAGGACTGGCGAATCGTTGTTCAACAGCAAATCCAAGATTATGAAAATCGTGTGAGCAGCCCTAGAATGCAAGAAGAGTGGAAGCGGTGGTACACAGTTGAGATTCAACGGTTACAGCTTCATTTGGATCAAAATATAGATCCAAATTCTCCGAATGGAGTCACATTTACAAATCAATTTGTTGCCAATTCAGTAGGTTTGTTTTTGCCTCTTTTGGTACTTGTCATTGCTGCAGATTTAGTCGCAGGTGAGCATTCTTCAGGAACGATAAAGTTGTTATTAACTAGACCTACAAAAAGGTGGAAGGTGTTATTAAGTAAATACATAGCTTTAACACTATATGTCTCGATTACTGTTTTATTGTTAGCCGTAATGAGTTATCTCATTTCAGGTCTTGTATTTGGTTTCAATGGGTGGATGCAGCCAGTATTAACTGGATTTGAAGTGATTGGATCAGAATTGAATTTAAATAATATTAACATTATTCCGCAATGGAAATTCCTAGTGATGGAATTAGGATTAGCATGGTTTTCATCTTTAGTTGTAGCTTGTTTGGCTATGATGGTATCCGTATTAGTTAGAAGTATTGCTGCTGGAATGGGAATCATGTTAGCTACATTGATTGCGGGTACGATTTTAACAAATATGGTATCTTCTTGGGAAAGTGCGAAATATTTTTTCATGGTGAATTTACAAACAGTTACTTACTTATCAGGTGCAGTACCACCGATTCAAGGTCTAACTCTTTCATTTTCTCTCATTAACTTAAGTGTATGGACGTTAATCTCGATCGTTGTCGCTTTTGTTGTCTTTACGAAACGAGATATATTAAATTAA
- the parE gene encoding DNA topoisomerase IV subunit B, which translates to MLKQIDLFSEPKEKKQTEYGADDIQVLEGLVAVRKRPGMYIGNTGNSGLHHLVWEIVDNAVDEHLAKFCDQIDITIHKDESITVFDHGRGIPTDMHKTGIPTPQVVFTILHAGGKFGGSGYKKSGGLHGVGASVTNALSEWLEVEIYRDGKIHKQRYEYWVDKEGKEHVGEPVTQLEVTGNTRRTGTKITFKPDQKVFKNGIHIQYDTLAERLQEISFLNSGLKINLNDERTNEEVTYEYNGGAKQFVEYLNENKSVLHDVIHFHGDKDDIEVEIAIQYNDGFTETIASYVNSIPTRGGGTHETGFKTAYTRIMNEYARKSGLLKEKDKNLEGSDLREGLMVVINIKMGDVEFVGQTKDQLGSSSARSATDAVVTENMAVFLEENPKVSQLLIKKSVQAAKARAAARKAREDVRSGKKGRSQSSNLGGKLTPAQSKDYSRNEIFIVEGDSAGGSAKQGRDSKHQAILPLKGKPMNPEKAKLADILKNEEYRAIIAAIGAGVGPDFELEECNYNKIIIMTDADTDGAHIQVLLLTFFYRYMKPLVDAGRVFIAQPPLFKVTKKGRKASMKYAWTEEQLQVTLKEYGKNVELQRYKGLGEMNPDQLWETTMDPTLRTLLQVQIEDAAMAEKRVSTLMGDKVDPRKRWIIENVDFTKFDE; encoded by the coding sequence ATTTTGAAACAAATCGATTTATTTTCGGAGCCAAAAGAAAAAAAACAAACTGAATATGGCGCGGATGATATACAAGTATTGGAAGGGCTAGTTGCCGTCCGTAAAAGACCAGGAATGTACATAGGAAATACAGGCAATTCAGGACTTCATCACTTAGTTTGGGAGATCGTGGATAACGCGGTAGACGAACATCTTGCAAAATTTTGTGATCAAATAGATATAACAATACATAAAGATGAATCAATCACAGTTTTTGACCATGGACGAGGCATTCCCACGGATATGCACAAAACAGGTATTCCAACACCTCAAGTTGTATTTACAATTTTACATGCAGGTGGAAAGTTTGGAGGCTCAGGATATAAAAAATCTGGTGGTCTTCATGGTGTAGGTGCATCCGTTACAAATGCATTATCTGAATGGTTGGAAGTTGAAATATATCGTGATGGAAAAATACATAAACAGCGTTATGAATATTGGGTAGATAAAGAAGGAAAAGAGCACGTTGGAGAGCCTGTCACTCAATTAGAAGTGACCGGTAATACACGCAGAACAGGGACAAAGATTACCTTTAAACCAGATCAAAAGGTTTTTAAAAACGGAATTCATATTCAATACGATACATTAGCTGAACGTTTACAGGAAATTTCATTTTTAAATTCCGGATTAAAAATAAATTTAAATGATGAACGTACAAACGAAGAAGTTACATATGAGTATAACGGTGGGGCAAAACAATTTGTTGAATATTTAAATGAAAATAAATCTGTTTTACATGATGTCATTCATTTTCATGGAGATAAAGATGATATCGAAGTTGAGATTGCCATTCAATACAACGACGGTTTTACTGAAACCATTGCCTCATATGTGAACTCGATTCCTACTCGTGGTGGAGGAACTCATGAAACAGGGTTTAAAACTGCATATACAAGGATCATGAATGAATATGCTCGAAAATCTGGTTTGTTGAAAGAAAAGGATAAAAACCTAGAGGGTTCAGATTTACGAGAAGGTCTAATGGTCGTTATCAACATTAAAATGGGTGACGTAGAATTCGTAGGTCAAACGAAGGATCAACTAGGTAGCAGCTCTGCTAGAAGTGCAACTGATGCTGTTGTAACAGAGAATATGGCCGTTTTTCTTGAAGAGAATCCTAAGGTTTCACAATTGCTGATCAAAAAATCTGTCCAAGCTGCAAAGGCAAGAGCTGCTGCAAGAAAAGCAAGGGAAGATGTTCGATCTGGGAAAAAAGGAAGAAGCCAAAGCTCTAATTTAGGTGGAAAGTTAACTCCTGCACAATCGAAAGATTATTCTCGTAATGAAATCTTTATCGTTGAGGGAGACTCCGCTGGAGGGTCTGCGAAACAAGGTAGAGATTCAAAACATCAAGCCATTTTACCGTTAAAAGGGAAACCGATGAACCCTGAAAAGGCAAAACTTGCAGATATATTAAAAAATGAAGAGTACCGAGCCATCATCGCTGCTATTGGAGCGGGAGTAGGACCTGACTTTGAACTGGAAGAATGCAATTATAATAAAATTATAATCATGACGGATGCAGATACGGATGGTGCACATATTCAAGTATTACTTCTTACGTTTTTTTATCGTTACATGAAACCTCTTGTTGATGCGGGGAGAGTGTTTATCGCACAACCTCCTTTATTTAAAGTGACTAAAAAGGGAAGAAAAGCTTCTATGAAATATGCTTGGACTGAGGAACAGTTACAAGTCACATTAAAGGAATATGGGAAAAATGTTGAACTGCAAAGATATAAAGGTTTAGGTGAAATGAATCCAGATCAACTATGGGAAACAACAATGGATCCTACATTAAGAACCTTGTTACAGGTGCAAATTGAAGATGCTGCCATGGCAGAAAAAAGAGTTTCCACTTTAATGGGGGATAAAGTAGACCCAAGAAAAAGATGGATTATTGAAAATGTAGACTTTACGAAGTTTGATGAATAG
- the gyrA gene encoding DNA gyrase subunit A, with product MSQVEQFLPAFLEEVVGDRFGRYSKYIIQDRAIPDVRDGLKPVQRRILYAMYEAGNHSDKPYRKSAKTVGDVMGNYHPHGDSSIYDGMVRMAQSWKMGHVLIDGHGNWGSMDDDPPAAMRYTEARLSSIAIELLRDIEKDTVLFKDNFDNTMKEPVVLPSRFPNLLVNGVSGISSGFATEIPPHNLGEVIETCIDLIDHPHLTLEDLMKKMKGPDFPTGGIIMGEKGLKDAYTNGKGKIFLRAKTSIEDLKGGKQQIVITEIPYQVVKSRLVTAMENIRLEKKVEGIAEVRDESGRDGLRIVVELKKEANAEGILAYLLKKTDLQINYNFNMVAIVNKAPKQLGLKPILEAYIEHQKEVVTYRTQYDLNKAQDKAHVLEGLVKALNILDDVIETIKASKNRQDAQQNLVAKYEFTERQADAILTLQLYRLTNLEITSLEKDLVEVNKIIAKLSAILGSPKKLMNVIKKELTEISKKYAIDRRSDIQEEVEKLEVNLEVMVTPEDVLVTVSKEGYIKRSSLLSFTRSGGELESTGLKEGDMVRFIREVNTIENLLIFTKSGQYYMLPVHQIPEYKWKDNGTAIVNVIPIDKEDQIVNVIPVKDFEEEGKSLVFVTKNGQVKRSLLKDYATKRSIGIVASKLNHQDQIIDVQLSDEMGDLLLVTKLGMSIRFRENEVKSMGRVSAGVKGIQLKEFDEVIAAAWIKDNDSGEVFVISERGYGKSTLVSDYMLQGRGGKGVISFEFKTGKRVRSNGYQLMYACLIKEPENLNVILSNGEKYQFTTQSAPIQERKSTGKQLISVTKEEHVTDVVKLSKL from the coding sequence ATGAGCCAAGTTGAACAGTTTTTACCTGCTTTTCTTGAAGAAGTGGTAGGAGACAGGTTTGGTAGATATTCAAAGTATATCATTCAAGATCGCGCCATTCCAGACGTTCGGGATGGTTTAAAACCAGTACAGCGACGTATTCTTTATGCGATGTATGAAGCAGGTAATCATTCGGACAAGCCTTATCGTAAATCAGCAAAAACAGTAGGGGACGTGATGGGGAATTATCATCCACATGGTGATTCTTCTATTTATGATGGAATGGTACGTATGGCGCAATCCTGGAAGATGGGTCATGTTTTAATTGATGGTCATGGTAATTGGGGGTCAATGGATGATGATCCGCCTGCGGCTATGCGTTATACGGAAGCTCGTTTATCTTCTATAGCGATTGAATTGTTACGAGACATCGAAAAGGATACGGTGCTGTTTAAGGATAATTTTGATAATACAATGAAAGAACCTGTTGTATTGCCTTCTCGTTTTCCTAACTTATTAGTCAACGGAGTAAGTGGTATTTCATCTGGGTTTGCTACCGAAATTCCTCCTCACAATTTAGGTGAAGTAATAGAAACATGTATCGACTTAATTGATCATCCTCATTTAACATTAGAAGATTTAATGAAAAAAATGAAAGGGCCAGACTTCCCTACAGGTGGTATCATTATGGGGGAGAAGGGTCTTAAGGATGCATACACAAATGGTAAAGGGAAAATATTTTTACGAGCCAAAACAAGCATTGAAGACTTAAAGGGTGGCAAACAACAAATTGTGATTACTGAAATCCCTTATCAAGTTGTAAAATCTCGTTTAGTAACCGCTATGGAAAATATCCGCTTAGAGAAAAAAGTAGAGGGAATTGCTGAAGTACGTGATGAAAGTGGTCGAGACGGCCTGCGAATTGTAGTTGAACTAAAGAAAGAGGCGAATGCGGAAGGAATTTTAGCATATTTGCTTAAAAAAACGGATTTACAAATCAATTATAACTTTAATATGGTTGCCATTGTAAATAAAGCACCAAAACAGTTAGGTTTAAAACCTATCCTTGAAGCATATATTGAACATCAAAAAGAGGTTGTGACTTATCGAACTCAATATGATTTGAATAAAGCACAGGATAAAGCTCATGTCCTTGAAGGGCTTGTCAAAGCATTAAATATCCTAGATGATGTCATTGAAACCATTAAAGCGTCCAAAAACCGTCAGGATGCACAGCAAAATTTAGTTGCAAAATATGAATTCACAGAAAGACAAGCAGATGCCATTTTAACATTGCAATTATATCGTTTAACAAACTTAGAGATTACTTCTTTAGAAAAAGATCTGGTAGAAGTCAATAAAATCATTGCAAAACTAAGTGCTATTTTGGGAAGTCCAAAAAAATTAATGAACGTGATTAAAAAAGAACTGACCGAGATTTCTAAAAAGTATGCCATTGATCGTAGATCGGATATACAAGAGGAAGTTGAGAAGTTAGAAGTAAATCTAGAGGTCATGGTTACTCCTGAGGACGTACTTGTTACTGTTTCTAAGGAAGGATATATCAAACGAAGTAGTTTATTATCCTTTACACGTTCAGGTGGTGAACTTGAAAGCACAGGTTTAAAAGAAGGGGATATGGTTCGTTTTATTAGAGAAGTGAATACGATTGAAAACTTACTCATTTTTACAAAAAGTGGACAATATTACATGTTGCCAGTTCATCAAATTCCGGAATATAAATGGAAGGATAATGGTACTGCGATTGTAAATGTAATTCCTATTGATAAAGAGGATCAAATCGTGAATGTCATCCCTGTCAAAGATTTTGAAGAAGAAGGTAAATCCCTTGTATTCGTAACAAAAAATGGACAGGTAAAACGGAGTTTATTAAAAGATTATGCAACGAAACGCTCTATCGGAATTGTTGCAAGTAAATTGAATCATCAAGATCAAATCATCGATGTACAATTAAGTGATGAGATGGGCGATTTATTGTTAGTTACTAAACTTGGCATGAGTATTCGCTTTAGAGAAAATGAAGTGAAATCCATGGGGAGAGTATCAGCAGGTGTTAAAGGAATCCAATTAAAAGAATTTGATGAAGTCATTGCAGCTGCTTGGATCAAAGACAATGATTCAGGTGAAGTTTTTGTAATATCTGAGCGTGGATATGGAAAAAGCACATTAGTTTCCGATTACATGCTGCAAGGACGCGGTGGTAAAGGCGTTATCAGTTTTGAATTCAAAACAGGTAAACGAGTCAGGTCCAATGGATATCAATTAATGTATGCCTGTTTGATAAAGGAACCAGAAAATTTGAATGTCATACTTAGCAACGGTGAAAAATATCAATTTACAACGCAGTCAGCGCCTATACAAGAACGTAAATCAACTGGTAAGCAGCTAATATCTGTGACTAAAGAAGAACATGTTACGGATGTAGTGAAATTGTCCAAATTGTAA
- a CDS encoding serine hydrolase domain-containing protein, which yields MSYLLILIKYEYSNSNYVFLGMIIEQVSGMAYEDFLEQNIFEPLGMLNSGYSIDWDTQKNKAQGHEIINEEFIINQYEQYFLFAGAGGLYTTVNDLAKWDRALYSEQIFKKATIEKSYDSYIEIPNSTGYGYGYGWFARGNRVEHSGLLPGYTSYIYRELDSQLVIIFLSNSEVLAEKRYDFTRVLLNLIK from the coding sequence ATGAGTTACCTCTTAATTTTAATAAAATATGAATATAGTAATTCGAATTATGTTTTCTTAGGAATGATTATTGAGCAGGTTTCAGGGATGGCATACGAAGATTTTTTAGAACAAAACATTTTTGAACCATTAGGAATGTTAAATTCAGGTTATAGTATTGATTGGGATACGCAGAAAAATAAAGCCCAAGGGCATGAGATCATTAATGAAGAATTTATCATAAATCAATATGAGCAGTATTTTTTATTTGCTGGTGCAGGCGGTTTATATACGACTGTAAATGACTTAGCAAAATGGGATCGAGCGTTATATTCAGAACAAATATTTAAAAAAGCAACAATTGAAAAGAGTTACGATTCTTACATAGAGATCCCAAATAGCACAGGTTATGGATATGGATATGGATGGTTTGCACGTGGAAATCGAGTTGAACATTCTGGATTGTTACCAGGATATACATCATATATTTATCGCGAGTTAGATTCACAACTTGTAATTATATTTTTAAGTAATAGTGAGGTTCTAGCAGAAAAAAGATATGATTTTACAAGAGTTTTACTAAATTTGATAAAGTAA
- a CDS encoding CapA family protein produces the protein MKKILLISLIILSGCSNSFTADDLAQDEFELTLEDDDQFKDIKKAVAKRNYVRLNQQPLSYSTSAELFAVGDIMMHFPQISHGYNKETGQYSFDSYFTEVKELFLEGEWIVGNLETPLAGKELGYSGYPQFNAPEQLADALKNAGFNILTTANNHSLDRRENGVINTLKFLNEREIYSTGTAASKEDGRRLLIITKNEINMGFLAYTYGTNGIPLPDGKDYLVNLIDPEKMSSDIQKLKSEGVDVVTVSVHFGTEYKRTPNETQKQIAEHLIKAGADIILGSHPHVVQPYEILELEGYDGKKKKGVVIYSMGNFISNQGPDQGTAKYTDVGVIFKVQIQKHFPENKIELVHVETIPTWVHKYISNHKRNYRVLPIEKIVTAKEDEILPANTYPLLEGYFEEITHHLESLNKVPVADVLN, from the coding sequence ATGAAAAAAATATTACTTATCTCACTCATTATTTTATCTGGATGCAGCAATTCTTTTACTGCTGATGATTTAGCACAAGATGAATTTGAACTAACATTAGAAGATGATGATCAATTTAAAGACATTAAAAAAGCTGTAGCTAAACGAAATTACGTACGATTAAATCAACAACCATTAAGTTACTCTACATCAGCTGAACTTTTTGCAGTTGGAGACATTATGATGCATTTCCCACAGATTTCTCATGGATATAATAAAGAAACCGGTCAATATTCATTCGATTCTTATTTCACAGAAGTAAAAGAATTATTTCTTGAAGGGGAGTGGATAGTTGGTAATCTTGAAACCCCTCTTGCAGGTAAAGAACTGGGGTATTCTGGATATCCTCAATTTAATGCACCTGAGCAATTAGCAGATGCACTTAAAAATGCTGGATTTAATATACTTACTACCGCAAACAACCATTCTTTAGATCGACGTGAAAACGGTGTCATCAATACATTGAAGTTTTTAAATGAACGAGAAATATACTCCACGGGAACTGCTGCTTCAAAAGAAGATGGACGAAGATTGTTAATAATCACGAAAAATGAAATAAATATGGGTTTTTTAGCTTATACATACGGAACAAACGGAATTCCTTTACCAGATGGAAAGGATTATTTAGTTAACCTAATTGATCCTGAAAAAATGTCTAGTGATATTCAAAAACTTAAAAGTGAAGGTGTAGATGTTGTTACTGTTTCTGTTCATTTTGGTACAGAATATAAAAGAACACCAAATGAAACACAAAAACAAATCGCAGAACATTTAATCAAAGCAGGTGCAGATATTATTTTAGGCAGCCATCCGCATGTCGTTCAACCTTATGAAATTTTAGAACTTGAAGGTTATGATGGGAAAAAGAAAAAAGGAGTCGTTATTTATTCAATGGGAAATTTCATCTCCAATCAAGGACCTGACCAAGGAACTGCTAAGTACACAGATGTAGGGGTTATTTTCAAAGTTCAGATCCAAAAACATTTCCCAGAAAATAAAATTGAATTGGTTCACGTTGAAACGATCCCAACTTGGGTTCATAAATATATTTCAAATCACAAAAGGAATTATAGGGTTTTGCCAATTGAAAAAATAGTTACTGCAAAAGAAGATGAGATCCTTCCAGCAAACACCTATCCATTGTTAGAGGGATATTTTGAGGAAATCACTCATCATCTAGAATCTCTTAATAAAGTACCTGTAGCAGACGTTTTGAATTGA
- a CDS encoding RluA family pseudouridine synthase, translating to MDKIHPIPIIFEDNHILIVEKPINIPTQQDISGDTDLLNLLKQDIKKRYSKPGNVYLGLVHRLDRPVGGVMVFAKTSKAASRLSNAIRTHQLQKEYIAVIHGTPSKQKGKLIHYLKKDSNINKVFSVSKNEKDSKEAILEYEVKGFNNGFSFVYIRLHTGRSHQIRVQFSEIGCPLYGDQKYGEKVNKKNQQIALWSKRISFSHPTLKKVVEFHSTPPSIYPWNMWEDIKP from the coding sequence ATGGATAAAATTCATCCTATACCGATTATTTTCGAGGATAATCATATTCTTATTGTAGAAAAACCTATAAATATCCCTACACAGCAAGACATTTCTGGTGACACAGATTTATTAAACTTGCTAAAACAAGACATAAAAAAACGATATAGTAAACCTGGAAATGTATACTTAGGATTAGTTCATAGACTTGATCGACCCGTTGGTGGAGTGATGGTTTTTGCAAAAACTTCAAAAGCTGCATCACGGTTATCTAACGCTATTCGAACTCATCAGTTACAAAAAGAATATATTGCAGTTATTCATGGAACTCCAAGTAAACAAAAGGGTAAATTAATTCACTATTTAAAAAAAGATTCAAATATAAATAAAGTGTTTAGCGTTTCAAAAAATGAGAAGGATAGTAAAGAAGCCATACTTGAGTATGAAGTGAAAGGATTTAACAATGGATTTAGCTTCGTATATATTCGTTTGCATACTGGACGCTCACATCAAATTAGAGTTCAATTCTCAGAAATAGGCTGCCCGTTATATGGTGATCAAAAGTATGGAGAGAAGGTCAACAAAAAAAATCAACAGATTGCATTATGGTCAAAAAGAATAAGTTTTTCGCATCCTACCTTAAAAAAAGTTGTTGAGTTTCATTCCACTCCTCCATCCATATATCCCTGGAATATGTGGGAGGACATTAAACCATAA